From a single Streptomyces sp. NBC_01264 genomic region:
- a CDS encoding response regulator transcription factor, translated as MSEPTEERHRLRVIVADDQAAVREPLAAVLGLAEDIDVVAAAADGTEVLAAVAAGPVDVVLMDLRMPVMDGIETTRRLCEEYPQVAVVVLTTFADDDSILGALGAGARGYLTKNAGRKDITRAIRAAAGQSVLDREVQDRLLATVRNTAAPTHAPVPGSALPEDLTRREREVLALIGQGLPNRGIAERLFISEATVKTHINNLFAKAGIQDRAAAVRRAIEAGLA; from the coding sequence ATGAGCGAACCGACCGAGGAACGTCACAGGCTGAGGGTGATCGTCGCCGACGACCAGGCCGCCGTCCGGGAGCCGCTCGCCGCGGTACTGGGCCTGGCCGAGGACATCGACGTCGTGGCGGCCGCCGCGGACGGGACGGAGGTGCTCGCGGCCGTCGCCGCCGGGCCGGTGGACGTCGTACTGATGGACCTGAGGATGCCCGTCATGGACGGGATCGAGACGACCCGGCGGCTGTGCGAGGAGTACCCGCAGGTGGCGGTGGTCGTGCTCACCACGTTCGCCGATGACGACTCGATCCTGGGCGCACTGGGCGCGGGAGCCCGCGGGTACCTGACGAAGAACGCGGGACGCAAGGACATCACCCGCGCCATCCGGGCCGCCGCCGGTCAGTCCGTACTCGACCGCGAAGTACAGGACCGGCTGCTGGCCACTGTCAGGAACACGGCCGCGCCCACGCATGCCCCCGTGCCGGGATCGGCCCTGCCCGAGGACCTGACACGCCGCGAACGCGAAGTCCTCGCGCTGATCGGCCAGGGCCTGCCCAACCGGGGAATCGCCGAGAGGCTCTTCATCAGCGAGGCCACGGTGAAGACCCACATCAACAACCTCTTCGCCAAGGCCGGCATCCAGGACCGGGCGGCGGCCGTCCGGCGGGCCATCGAAGCGGGGCTGGCCTGA
- a CDS encoding polysaccharide deacetylase family protein, whose translation MGITRSSVRRLRAGSAIAAATLAVLAAGGAPALAAPNGPAGSADSAGAAGSSDRSAEGSSAARSSAASAYGPARVPVGISRLAAGPGHAIAITIDDGPDPRWTPEVLKVLRENHVKATFCMIGTSAQQHPDLVRAVAAEGHRLCDHSVDHDVTMDHKPVAYQQQQILDGKAMIEEAGPGVAVRYYRAPGGAFTPDSRAIAAANGMRPLGWSVDPKDWSRPGLPAIVATVEGQLPARPTVLFHDGGGDRSETVAALKEYLPWLKARGYTFTFPNLTTP comes from the coding sequence ATGGGCATCACCCGTAGTTCCGTACGCCGTCTTCGGGCGGGATCCGCCATCGCGGCCGCCACCCTCGCCGTTCTGGCGGCCGGCGGCGCACCGGCCCTCGCCGCTCCGAACGGCCCGGCGGGCTCCGCCGACTCGGCGGGTGCGGCCGGCTCGTCCGACCGCTCGGCCGAAGGGTCCTCGGCGGCCCGCTCCTCGGCTGCGAGCGCCTACGGCCCCGCCCGGGTCCCGGTCGGGATCTCCCGGCTGGCGGCGGGCCCGGGCCACGCCATCGCCATCACCATCGACGACGGTCCGGACCCGCGCTGGACGCCGGAAGTCCTCAAGGTGCTGCGGGAGAACCATGTCAAGGCCACCTTCTGCATGATCGGAACCAGCGCCCAGCAGCACCCGGACCTGGTGCGTGCGGTCGCGGCCGAGGGGCACCGGCTGTGCGACCACTCCGTCGACCACGACGTGACCATGGACCACAAGCCCGTCGCGTACCAGCAGCAACAGATCCTCGACGGCAAGGCGATGATCGAGGAGGCCGGGCCGGGGGTCGCCGTCCGCTACTACCGTGCTCCGGGCGGCGCCTTCACCCCCGACAGCCGTGCGATAGCCGCCGCGAACGGGATGCGGCCCCTGGGCTGGAGCGTGGACCCCAAGGACTGGAGCAGGCCGGGGCTGCCCGCCATCGTCGCCACCGTGGAGGGACAGCTGCCCGCCCGGCCGACGGTCCTCTTCCACGACGGGGGCGGCGACCGCAGCGAGACGGTCGCGGCGCTCAAGGAGTACCTGCCGTGGCTCAAGGCGCGGGGTTACACCTTCACCTTCCCGAACCTCACCACCCCCTAG
- a CDS encoding phosphodiester glycosidase family protein, whose translation MRQPPHLAVTSVAVLAVCALAALGAAPATGAAERPAVTPSPVEAAAPGPSTLPLPESRQSTVIAPGVTQTSIVLGRTDADDVWTVHVNQPLTADGPYSRATAALGPKERADRLAAALRAKGLEPRVERVLIPAFADRPVGTLGWTVRIGRYADQGAATAALAQVRAAGFAGDTRYTAQDGTDADALQRVFVLRVDFKRFTGSLTSDFGPSIDVHEKLPDLAAAAGALAGINAQWFAAGASLGLYVKDGRLLSGATQGRGGFRITNGGRQLDVDTYTTRITVRAGGSTREIDGVNRIPGEIWNCGGVGGDQPTQHPQHDFKCTDESELVRFTPEWSTPPTGAGAEVVLDRDDRVTAVHRTRGAKPPAGGSTLQAIGESATWLLAHARPGARLGIAQRVLDGAGHDVPLTPDTTILQIGPTLVRDGRIAVNALADGIIREGDDQTFTYNWLVRGNPRSMIGVDAQRRLLLVVVDGRRAGWSEGLGVAAAAKLMKSLGAREALNLDGGGSSVMVTAASGIVNRPSDPTGPRSLGNVLLLHSASPGR comes from the coding sequence ATGCGTCAGCCACCGCACCTCGCCGTGACGTCCGTCGCCGTCCTCGCCGTCTGCGCGCTCGCCGCTCTCGGTGCGGCGCCGGCGACCGGAGCGGCCGAACGGCCGGCCGTGACCCCGAGCCCGGTGGAGGCCGCCGCTCCCGGGCCCAGCACGCTCCCGTTACCCGAGTCCCGGCAGTCCACCGTGATCGCCCCCGGGGTCACCCAGACCTCGATCGTCCTCGGCCGGACCGATGCCGACGACGTCTGGACCGTCCACGTGAACCAGCCCTTGACCGCCGACGGCCCGTACAGCCGGGCCACCGCGGCCCTCGGCCCCAAGGAGCGAGCCGACCGGCTGGCCGCGGCCCTGCGGGCCAAGGGCCTCGAACCCCGGGTGGAACGGGTCCTGATCCCCGCCTTCGCCGACCGCCCGGTCGGCACCCTGGGCTGGACCGTGCGGATCGGCCGGTACGCCGACCAGGGCGCGGCGACGGCCGCGCTCGCACAGGTCCGGGCGGCAGGGTTCGCCGGGGACACCCGGTACACGGCGCAGGACGGTACGGACGCGGACGCCCTCCAGCGGGTGTTCGTGCTGCGGGTGGACTTCAAGCGGTTCACCGGCAGTCTGACCAGTGACTTCGGGCCAAGCATCGACGTCCACGAGAAGCTGCCCGATCTGGCGGCCGCCGCCGGGGCCCTCGCGGGCATCAACGCCCAGTGGTTCGCGGCCGGCGCGTCGCTCGGCCTGTACGTCAAGGACGGCCGGCTGCTGAGCGGGGCGACTCAGGGCCGCGGAGGCTTCAGGATCACGAACGGCGGGCGGCAACTGGACGTCGACACGTACACCACGCGGATCACGGTCAGGGCGGGCGGCTCCACGAGGGAGATCGACGGCGTCAACCGGATCCCCGGTGAGATCTGGAACTGCGGGGGCGTCGGCGGGGACCAGCCCACCCAGCACCCGCAGCACGACTTCAAGTGCACCGACGAGAGCGAGCTCGTCCGCTTCACCCCCGAGTGGAGCACCCCGCCGACCGGGGCGGGAGCCGAGGTGGTCCTGGACCGCGACGACCGGGTGACGGCGGTGCACCGCACGCGCGGGGCCAAGCCGCCCGCGGGAGGCTCCACCCTCCAGGCCATCGGGGAGAGCGCCACATGGCTGCTGGCCCACGCACGCCCCGGAGCCCGGCTGGGAATCGCCCAGCGCGTCCTGGACGGCGCCGGTCACGATGTCCCGCTCACCCCGGACACCACGATCCTCCAGATCGGCCCGACACTGGTCCGGGACGGGCGGATCGCGGTGAACGCCCTCGCCGACGGCATCATCCGCGAAGGAGACGACCAGACCTTCACCTACAACTGGCTGGTCCGCGGCAACCCGCGCTCGATGATCGGCGTCGACGCCCAGAGGCGGCTGCTGCTGGTCGTCGTGGACGGGCGCCGGGCCGGGTGGAGCGAGGGCCTGGGCGTCGCCGCGGCCGCGAAACTGATGAAGTCCTTGGGCGCCCGGGAGGCACTGAACCTCGACGGCGGAGGATCCAGCGTGATGGTCACCGCGGCGTCGGGCATCGTCAACCGCCCCTCGGACCCCACGGGTCCGCGCTCGCTCGGCAACGTCCTGCTGCTGCACAGCGCGTCGCCCGGCCGCTGA
- a CDS encoding VOC family protein yields MAIQRMDNVGIVVEDMDAAIAFFVELGMELEGRAEVKGLVADQCTGLDGVHCDIAMVRTPDGHSRLELAKYRSPVAVRDGVRNRPHNILGTHRVMFAVDDLEDTVARLRPHGAELVGEIARFEDSYLLCYVRGPEGVIIGLAEQLG; encoded by the coding sequence ATGGCGATTCAGCGGATGGACAATGTGGGCATCGTCGTCGAAGACATGGACGCCGCCATCGCGTTCTTCGTGGAGCTCGGTATGGAGCTGGAGGGCAGGGCGGAGGTCAAGGGCCTCGTCGCCGACCAGTGCACCGGACTCGACGGCGTCCACTGTGACATCGCGATGGTCCGTACCCCGGACGGCCACAGCCGCCTCGAACTGGCGAAGTACCGCAGCCCCGTAGCGGTCAGGGACGGAGTGCGCAATCGGCCGCACAACATTCTGGGCACGCACCGCGTCATGTTCGCCGTCGACGACCTCGAGGACACCGTTGCTCGCCTGCGCCCTCATGGCGCCGAACTCGTGGGCGAGATCGCCCGGTTCGAGGACAGCTACCTGCTCTGCTACGTCCGCGGACCGGAGGGCGTCATCATCGGCCTGGCCGAGCAGCTGGGCTGA
- a CDS encoding helix-turn-helix transcriptional regulator: MDGGADGAAQRTHAGTEADEHLIREVEKIVVGLGRMFPGLCEVVLHDLRDPQNAVRAIENNLSGRAVGDSATELGLRRISDPQYPTVIQNYANRFPDGRPAKSTSIGIKNAAGEYIAALCLNLDVSVLSPVTLTLSNLIATDGTHGEQPVESLRDRNAQELRHVVEALSAERGSTPRSLSRTDKRALVRRLREDGYFDSRDAAQAMADLLGVSRATVYNYAK; encoded by the coding sequence ATGGACGGTGGGGCGGATGGAGCGGCGCAGCGTACGCATGCCGGCACCGAGGCGGACGAGCACCTCATCCGCGAGGTCGAGAAGATCGTCGTCGGCCTCGGCCGGATGTTTCCGGGACTGTGCGAGGTGGTGCTGCACGACCTGCGCGACCCGCAGAACGCCGTCCGGGCGATCGAGAACAACCTTTCCGGCCGGGCGGTCGGGGATTCCGCCACGGAGCTGGGGCTGCGCCGCATCAGCGACCCGCAGTACCCGACCGTGATCCAGAACTACGCCAACCGCTTCCCCGACGGCCGCCCGGCGAAGAGCACCTCGATCGGCATCAAGAACGCCGCGGGCGAGTACATCGCGGCGCTCTGCCTGAACCTCGATGTGTCCGTCCTGTCCCCGGTGACGCTGACGCTGTCGAACCTCATCGCGACGGACGGCACGCACGGGGAGCAGCCCGTGGAATCGCTGCGGGACCGCAACGCCCAGGAGCTGCGCCACGTGGTCGAAGCACTGTCGGCGGAGCGCGGCAGCACCCCCCGGTCCCTCAGCCGCACGGACAAGCGGGCCCTGGTCCGGAGACTGCGCGAGGACGGCTACTTCGACTCGCGTGACGCCGCGCAGGCCATGGCGGACCTGCTCGGGGTGTCCCGGGCAACCGTTTACAACTATGCCAAGTGA
- a CDS encoding GNAT family N-acetyltransferase: MFVTFAQVEESGELAACATFSTEPLPNIPALAPFAAEGVWRLRKMASDPLVRGQGFGGAVLRAGLEACTARGGQLVWCSGRLAAAGFYRHQGFTAVGDQYTVPGIGQHYHFVRELP, encoded by the coding sequence GTGTTCGTCACCTTCGCCCAGGTCGAGGAGAGCGGCGAACTCGCCGCCTGCGCCACCTTCAGCACCGAACCCCTGCCCAACATCCCCGCCCTGGCCCCCTTCGCGGCCGAGGGGGTGTGGCGGCTGCGCAAGATGGCCAGCGATCCACTCGTCCGCGGGCAGGGTTTCGGCGGGGCCGTACTGCGCGCCGGCCTGGAAGCGTGCACGGCGCGCGGCGGCCAGCTCGTCTGGTGCAGTGGCCGCCTCGCCGCAGCCGGCTTCTATCGGCACCAGGGCTTCACCGCGGTCGGCGACCAGTACACCGTCCCGGGCATCGGGCAGCACTACCACTTCGTCCGCGAACTCCCCTGA
- a CDS encoding ABC transporter ATP-binding protein produces the protein MTTTATTATTAPPVLRLAGVSHTYSGGRRRTTVLRDVDYAFERGTFYTILGPSGSGKTTLLSLASGLDTPTQGTVSFDGRNLTELGLGRYRNKHAATIFQQYNLLTYMTALQNVTTAMEITGAKPATGSRKARALRLLENIGLDKEMATRNVMRLSGGQQQRVAIARALACDVDILFADEPTGNLDEDTAQGIIDTFRDLAHHQDKCVVVVTHSQQLAAQSDRILNLRKGKLTEQGR, from the coding sequence ATGACCACGACCGCGACCACCGCCACTACGGCCCCGCCCGTCCTGCGCCTCGCCGGCGTCAGCCACACCTACTCCGGCGGGCGCCGCAGGACCACGGTCCTGAGGGACGTCGACTACGCCTTCGAACGCGGCACCTTCTACACCATCCTGGGCCCCTCCGGCAGCGGCAAGACCACCCTGCTGTCCCTCGCCAGCGGCCTCGACACCCCCACCCAGGGCACCGTCAGCTTCGACGGACGGAACCTCACCGAACTCGGCCTCGGCCGCTACCGCAACAAGCACGCCGCCACGATCTTCCAGCAGTACAACCTCCTCACCTACATGACCGCCCTCCAGAACGTCACCACCGCCATGGAGATCACCGGCGCGAAACCCGCCACCGGCAGCCGCAAGGCCCGCGCCCTGCGACTCCTCGAGAACATCGGCCTCGACAAGGAGATGGCCACCCGCAACGTCATGAGGCTCTCCGGTGGCCAGCAACAGCGCGTCGCCATCGCCCGGGCCCTGGCCTGCGACGTCGACATCCTCTTCGCCGACGAACCCACCGGAAACCTCGACGAGGACACCGCCCAGGGCATCATCGACACCTTCCGCGACCTCGCCCACCACCAGGACAAGTGCGTGGTCGTCGTCACCCATTCCCAGCAACTGGCCGCGCAGTCCGACCGCATCCTCAACCTGCGCAAGGGCAAGCTCACGGAGCAGGGCAGGTGA
- a CDS encoding ABC transporter permease yields the protein MNFVKRAGLSLWARKGRTLIHLATFLVISVMVLVGVLINGATARAEQDAKRSVGAEVNLDVDMSQMGRTAQLQAPSIEASTVDRLGALPQVQKYTYSVWDRALLTGRNKLVDGGPKDPMGPGGTVATGVLDSSLLPDFRSGKSTLVSGAHITAADKSEKQLLIEERLARQNGLEVGDRITLTGNDEKTTAEFTVGGIYRDARPTAEADAEYGVSPANMLYGTVGGLSALSPEGNGPQKVGKATFLLQDADVQGAFKREAKRIAGPALAGFKLDANDKAVQQMTGPLKSIRSTATVAMWLMGLAGAAVLALLVNLAVKQRRSEYGVLLAMGEKKTRLIAQQALEIAIVAVIAIGVGSLVAPKLTQSAGQALLGREASAAERKLDSWKPPAPGSTGLDQGIDPNGRPVENADPIDRITVALDPADLATVGGVGLGIGLLATALPAASVLRLSPRTILTKGK from the coding sequence TTGAACTTCGTCAAACGCGCAGGGCTCAGCCTGTGGGCCCGCAAGGGCCGCACCCTGATCCACCTCGCCACCTTCCTCGTCATCTCCGTGATGGTGCTCGTCGGCGTCCTGATCAACGGTGCGACGGCCCGGGCCGAACAGGACGCCAAACGCTCCGTGGGCGCCGAGGTCAACCTCGACGTGGACATGAGCCAGATGGGCAGAACGGCACAGCTCCAGGCACCGAGCATCGAGGCCTCGACCGTCGACAGGCTCGGAGCCCTGCCCCAGGTGCAGAAGTACACGTACTCGGTGTGGGACCGCGCCCTCCTCACGGGCAGGAACAAGCTGGTCGACGGCGGCCCGAAGGACCCGATGGGCCCCGGCGGAACCGTCGCTACGGGCGTCCTCGACTCCTCGCTGCTGCCTGACTTCCGCAGCGGCAAGTCCACCCTCGTGTCCGGCGCCCACATCACGGCCGCCGACAAGAGCGAGAAGCAGCTGCTGATCGAGGAGCGGCTGGCCCGGCAGAACGGCCTCGAGGTCGGCGACAGGATCACCCTGACCGGGAACGACGAGAAGACGACGGCCGAGTTCACCGTCGGCGGCATCTACCGCGACGCCCGCCCCACCGCCGAGGCCGACGCCGAGTACGGCGTCAGCCCGGCCAACATGCTCTACGGAACGGTGGGCGGCCTCTCCGCGCTGAGTCCCGAAGGCAACGGGCCGCAGAAGGTCGGCAAGGCGACGTTCCTCCTGCAGGACGCGGACGTACAGGGCGCGTTCAAGCGCGAGGCGAAGCGGATCGCGGGCCCGGCGCTGGCCGGCTTCAAGCTGGACGCCAACGACAAGGCCGTCCAGCAGATGACGGGCCCCCTCAAGAGCATCCGCTCCACGGCCACCGTCGCCATGTGGCTGATGGGCCTCGCGGGCGCGGCGGTCCTGGCGCTCCTGGTCAACCTGGCCGTCAAGCAGCGCCGTAGCGAGTACGGCGTCCTGCTGGCGATGGGGGAGAAGAAGACCAGGCTCATCGCCCAGCAGGCCCTGGAGATCGCGATCGTCGCCGTCATCGCCATCGGCGTGGGTTCCCTTGTCGCCCCGAAGCTGACCCAGAGCGCCGGCCAGGCACTGCTCGGCAGGGAAGCCTCCGCCGCCGAGCGGAAGCTCGACTCCTGGAAACCCCCGGCCCCCGGCAGCACCGGGCTCGACCAGGGCATCGACCCGAACGGCAGGCCCGTCGAGAACGCCGACCCCATCGACAGGATCACGGTGGCACTCGACCCGGCGGACCTCGCCACGGTCGGCGGCGTCGGCCTCGGCATCGGCCTCCTCGCCACGGCCCTCCCGGCCGCGTCCGTACTGCGGCTGAGTCCCCGCACCATCCTCACGAAGGGCAAGTGA
- a CDS encoding ABC transporter permease, with translation MNFAKRAATSLGARRSKTAALLAIFLVICTLLLGGFLLQAAAARQEADAQRSIGVDVTVRKEGLTQALADRLGGAGPVHRYNVEIRVRADAQGFAPLTPKVPEPGGAAAGQRTTGALAFNGVRDSDMLLPFSYGSTKIVAGRGITPEDAGGDVAVIEQRLADENHLKVGDTVRVRSADGARTTTSVTVVGIFQDPTRDPTMWTPPHELPGNTVYVPTATAQKFAAGAVTVSEAVFKIGSPDGARQLHAEAERLLGKGGFEFRVNDKAYKDQVLPIQRVGTFAGLIVWVIALAGALILGLIVTLQIRERRTELGVLLAMGEKKWKLIGQHAVEVVAVALPAVALAALAGSLAGQPAGEAFLGHQDAGPVVAARAPGTGIAPPAVRVGPADVGKVAGIALGISLVSTVMPGIGILRLHPRSILTDGD, from the coding sequence ATGAACTTCGCCAAGCGTGCCGCTACGAGCCTGGGTGCCAGAAGATCCAAGACCGCGGCCCTGCTCGCGATCTTCCTCGTCATCTGCACCCTGCTCCTCGGCGGCTTCCTGCTGCAGGCCGCCGCAGCCCGCCAGGAAGCCGACGCGCAGCGCTCCATCGGTGTCGACGTGACCGTCAGGAAGGAGGGGCTCACCCAGGCCCTGGCCGACCGACTCGGCGGCGCCGGCCCGGTGCACCGCTACAACGTGGAGATCCGGGTACGGGCCGACGCGCAGGGGTTCGCGCCGCTGACGCCGAAGGTTCCGGAGCCGGGCGGCGCCGCGGCCGGGCAGCGGACGACGGGCGCGCTGGCCTTCAACGGCGTGCGTGACTCGGACATGCTGCTCCCCTTCTCGTACGGCTCGACGAAGATCGTGGCGGGCCGCGGCATCACCCCTGAGGACGCGGGCGGCGACGTCGCGGTGATCGAGCAGCGCCTGGCCGACGAGAACCACCTGAAGGTGGGCGACACCGTACGGGTGCGGTCGGCGGACGGCGCGCGCACGACGACGTCCGTGACGGTCGTCGGCATCTTCCAGGACCCGACACGGGATCCGACCATGTGGACGCCTCCGCACGAACTGCCCGGCAACACGGTGTACGTACCCACGGCGACCGCACAGAAGTTCGCTGCCGGCGCGGTGACCGTCAGCGAGGCGGTGTTCAAGATCGGCTCGCCGGACGGCGCCCGGCAGCTGCACGCCGAAGCCGAGAGGCTCCTGGGCAAGGGCGGCTTCGAGTTCCGCGTCAACGACAAGGCGTACAAGGACCAGGTCCTCCCCATCCAGCGCGTCGGTACGTTCGCGGGACTGATCGTCTGGGTGATCGCCCTGGCCGGAGCGCTGATCCTCGGCCTCATCGTGACGCTGCAGATCCGCGAACGGCGCACGGAGCTCGGCGTGCTGCTCGCGATGGGCGAGAAGAAGTGGAAGCTCATCGGCCAGCACGCCGTCGAGGTGGTGGCCGTGGCCCTGCCCGCGGTCGCGCTCGCCGCCCTGGCCGGCTCACTGGCCGGACAGCCCGCCGGCGAGGCGTTCCTCGGCCACCAGGACGCCGGGCCGGTCGTGGCCGCCCGCGCCCCGGGAACCGGGATCGCTCCGCCCGCGGTACGGGTCGGGCCGGCCGATGTCGGCAAGGTCGCCGGCATCGCTCTCGGGATCTCCCTGGTCTCCACCGTCATGCCGGGCATCGGGATCCTGCGCCTGCACCCCCGCTCCATCCTCACGGACGGCGATTAG
- a CDS encoding response regulator transcription factor: MRVLVAEDHRVLARTIATGLRRQTMAVDIASTGAEAERMCLLTSYDVLILDRDLPVMSGDEVCRRLRELTDPPRILMLTAAGELTDRVYGLTELGADDYLAKPFDFTELVARVRTLSRRTPKPHHTVLSFGNITLDDTRREVSVDGVPLELSPKETAVLRLLMRAGGAPVAHDDIVRAVWDEHLDTRTGVVRTTVSRLRGKLGDSCLILTDKGEGYRLCD; the protein is encoded by the coding sequence ATGAGAGTCCTGGTAGCAGAGGATCACCGCGTTCTCGCCCGTACCATCGCCACCGGTCTGCGCCGCCAGACGATGGCCGTCGACATCGCCTCCACGGGCGCGGAGGCCGAGCGGATGTGCCTGCTCACCTCCTACGACGTACTGATCCTCGACCGCGACCTGCCGGTCATGAGCGGCGACGAGGTCTGCAGACGGTTGCGCGAGCTCACCGACCCACCACGGATCCTGATGCTGACCGCGGCGGGCGAGCTCACGGACAGGGTCTACGGCCTCACCGAGCTCGGCGCCGACGACTACCTGGCCAAGCCGTTCGACTTCACCGAACTCGTCGCCCGGGTACGGACACTGAGCCGGCGCACCCCGAAGCCGCACCACACGGTGCTGAGCTTCGGCAACATCACCCTCGACGACACGCGTCGCGAAGTGTCCGTGGACGGAGTCCCGCTGGAACTCTCCCCGAAGGAGACCGCGGTCCTGCGCCTGCTGATGCGAGCCGGCGGAGCACCCGTGGCCCACGACGACATCGTCCGCGCCGTCTGGGACGAACACCTCGACACGCGCACCGGCGTCGTCCGCACCACGGTGAGCCGCCTGCGCGGCAAACTCGGTGACTCCTGCCTGATCCTCACCGACAAGGGAGAGGGATACCGGCTGTGCGACTGA
- a CDS encoding sensor histidine kinase yields MRLNLRALLHPRALLNPRALLRGLPFRIRLAMAFSGLFLLAGILLLTFVVLLARYGTAQQVQGISVTYADMPDGRTTPREPGEPSGPSELRESAGPANPAEPVHPTRPDGSAEPPSDVAMIQKIDRTVRAVQDTALRQMVLWSAVGLLVMALMAGLLGRWLAGRALRPVVSVTDAARRISEQNLHQRLALTGPDDELHRLADTFDSMLDRLEKSFEGQRRFIANASHELKTPLAVQRTTLQVGLADPLPDGLTEVREDLLTANREAEQLINALLLLARSDRGLEETEPVDLRVTARLVIAEFAPLAAEAGLRIDADTDTGTPLVVAGDPVLLRHLLANLISNAVQYNHPGGHVLVRLDASSVTVTNTGPRVPADRVPDLFEPFRRLDGDRTASTGHGLGLSIAASIARAHHATLTAHPGGPEGGLTLTLHFPDDRQELASLTPLDDRSGRPH; encoded by the coding sequence GTGCGACTGAACCTCCGGGCGCTGCTGCATCCCCGGGCCCTGCTGAATCCTCGGGCCCTGCTGAGGGGACTGCCTTTCCGCATCCGCCTGGCCATGGCCTTCTCCGGCCTCTTCCTCCTCGCCGGCATCCTCCTACTCACCTTCGTCGTGCTGCTCGCACGCTACGGAACGGCCCAGCAGGTCCAGGGAATCTCGGTCACCTACGCCGACATGCCGGACGGTCGGACCACCCCCAGGGAGCCCGGTGAGCCCAGTGGGCCCAGCGAGCTCAGGGAATCGGCGGGGCCCGCGAACCCCGCCGAACCCGTGCACCCCACCCGGCCGGACGGCAGCGCCGAGCCCCCGAGCGATGTCGCCATGATCCAGAAGATCGACCGAACCGTGCGGGCCGTCCAGGACACCGCGCTGCGCCAAATGGTCCTCTGGTCCGCCGTCGGCCTGCTCGTCATGGCACTCATGGCCGGGCTCCTCGGCCGGTGGCTGGCCGGACGGGCACTGCGTCCCGTCGTCTCCGTGACCGATGCCGCCCGCCGCATCAGCGAACAGAACCTGCACCAGCGCCTCGCACTCACCGGCCCCGACGACGAGCTCCACCGCCTCGCCGACACCTTCGACAGCATGCTGGACCGGCTGGAGAAGTCCTTCGAGGGCCAGCGCCGCTTCATCGCGAACGCCTCCCACGAACTCAAGACTCCCCTCGCGGTGCAGCGCACCACCCTCCAGGTCGGCCTCGCCGATCCCCTGCCCGACGGCCTCACCGAGGTCCGCGAGGACCTCCTCACCGCCAATCGGGAAGCGGAACAGCTCATCAACGCGCTCCTGCTGCTCGCCCGCAGCGACCGCGGGCTGGAGGAGACCGAACCCGTGGACCTCAGGGTCACCGCCCGGCTCGTGATCGCGGAGTTCGCTCCACTCGCGGCCGAGGCCGGCCTGCGCATCGACGCGGACACCGACACCGGGACGCCCCTGGTGGTTGCGGGTGACCCCGTCCTGCTGCGGCACCTGCTGGCGAACCTGATCAGCAACGCGGTCCAGTACAACCACCCCGGCGGCCACGTCCTCGTACGGCTCGACGCCTCCTCCGTGACGGTGACCAACACCGGCCCCCGCGTCCCCGCCGACCGCGTCCCCGACCTGTTCGAGCCCTTCCGGCGCCTCGACGGAGACCGCACCGCCAGTACCGGTCACGGCCTGGGCCTGTCGATCGCGGCCTCCATCGCCAGAGCCCACCACGCCACCTTGACCGCACACCCCGGCGGCCCGGAGGGCGGACTCACCCTCACCCTCCACTTCCCCGACGACCGCCAAGAGCTCGCGTCACTCACACCCCTGGACGACCGGAGCGGACGGCCACACTGA
- a CDS encoding protein kinase domain-containing protein, protein MSGRRLGRPRLPLTSSGQVKVVDFGIARVLSNTIGGAETSQLRPAGTPAFGAPEQFHSLQGDSRSDLYALGAVLFTMLAGQAPFTADSALIIMQRKQVEDAPRLGVFRPDLPAEVAHLVDEL, encoded by the coding sequence ATGTCCGGACGACGCCTGGGGCGGCCGCGCTTGCCGCTGACTTCGAGCGGCCAAGTGAAGGTTGTCGACTTCGGTATCGCGCGCGTGCTGAGCAACACGATCGGTGGGGCGGAGACGTCGCAGCTCAGGCCGGCCGGCACTCCCGCTTTCGGTGCTCCCGAGCAGTTCCACTCCCTCCAAGGAGACAGTCGTTCGGACCTGTACGCGCTGGGGGCTGTGCTCTTCACCATGCTCGCGGGGCAGGCTCCCTTCACCGCAGACAGTGCCTTGATCATCATGCAGCGCAAGCAAGTCGAGGATGCACCGCGTCTGGGTGTGTTCCGGCCCGATCTGCCGGCCGAGGTGGCGCACCTCGTCGACGAACTGTAA